A section of the Methanocaldococcus sp. FS406-22 genome encodes:
- a CDS encoding tRNA (cytidine(56)-2'-O)-methyltransferase yields the protein MVVEVLRLGHRGDRDKRISTHVALTARALGADRVIFTTEDEHVENSVKKVVESWGGNFEFVVEKHWKKYIREFKKRGIVVHLTMYGANINEIMPEIKELSKDKDILVVVGAEKVPKEVYELADYNISVGNQPHSEVAALAIFLDRLFEGKTLYRDFENAKIKIVPSNHGKVVIRENQK from the coding sequence ATGGTTGTTGAAGTTTTAAGGTTAGGACATAGAGGAGATAGGGATAAAAGGATTTCAACCCATGTAGCTTTAACTGCAAGAGCTTTGGGAGCTGATAGGGTAATTTTTACTACTGAAGATGAGCATGTTGAAAACAGCGTCAAAAAAGTTGTAGAAAGTTGGGGAGGGAATTTTGAATTTGTTGTTGAAAAGCATTGGAAAAAATACATTAGAGAATTTAAAAAGAGGGGGATTGTTGTTCATCTAACAATGTATGGGGCTAATATAAATGAAATAATGCCAGAAATTAAGGAGTTAAGCAAAGATAAGGATATATTGGTTGTTGTTGGAGCTGAAAAAGTGCCAAAGGAAGTTTATGAACTAGCAGATTATAACATATCAGTTGGTAATCAGCCACACTCTGAAGTTGCAGCCTTAGCTATCTTCTTAGATAGATTGTTTGAGGGCAAAACCCTCTATAGAGATTTTGAGAATGCCAAGATAAAGATAGTGCCTTCAAATCATGGAAAAGTAGTTATAAGAGAAAATCAAAAATAA
- a CDS encoding TatD family hydrolase, which translates to MIDTHIHSDTRGLEDLELMAMCLDAVITLAHDPFEMKSIKVWEAHVEKLLINELERAKKVGLNLFICVGMHPRAIPPEVDEALDKIKSYINYDRVVVGIGEIGLEKATKEEKEVFIKQLMLAEELNIPAVVHTPRRNKEEVTKIILDEISTLDLKNRDIVIEHCNKETTKWVLDEELYVGLTVQPGKLTPLEAVEIVKEFKDFADKILLNSDCSSNASDVLAVPRTVLKMKVNDIEKDVINKVAHQNAVELFGLDIE; encoded by the coding sequence ATGATAGACACCCACATACACTCAGATACAAGGGGTTTGGAGGATTTGGAATTAATGGCAATGTGCTTAGATGCAGTTATAACCTTAGCCCATGACCCATTTGAGATGAAAAGCATAAAAGTTTGGGAGGCTCATGTTGAGAAGCTATTGATTAATGAGTTAGAGAGGGCTAAAAAGGTTGGATTGAATTTGTTTATATGTGTTGGAATGCATCCGAGGGCAATTCCTCCAGAGGTTGATGAGGCATTGGATAAAATAAAGAGCTATATAAACTATGATAGGGTTGTTGTTGGAATTGGAGAGATTGGTTTAGAGAAAGCAACAAAGGAAGAAAAAGAGGTTTTTATAAAGCAGTTAATGTTGGCTGAAGAGCTAAATATACCCGCAGTAGTGCATACTCCAAGGAGAAACAAGGAGGAGGTAACTAAAATAATATTAGATGAGATTTCAACTTTGGATTTGAAAAATAGGGATATTGTTATTGAGCACTGCAATAAAGAAACAACAAAATGGGTTTTAGATGAGGAGCTTTATGTTGGGCTAACAGTCCAGCCAGGCAAATTAACTCCATTAGAGGCTGTTGAGATAGTTAAAGAGTTTAAAGACTTTGCTGATAAAATTTTATTAAATAGTGATTGCTCTTCAAATGCTTCTGATGTCTTGGCAGTTCCAAGGACTGTTCTGAAGATGAAGGTTAACGATATTGAGAAAGATGTTATTAATAAAGTAGCTCATCAGAATGCTGTGGAGCTGTTTGGATTGGATATAGAATAA
- a CDS encoding SagB/ThcOx family dehydrogenase: protein MEIQLPEIEEIKLEDVLVKRRSVREYSSSPLTLRELSHILFAAYGVTDERGFKTVPSAGATYPLEIYVNVRDVIGVEEGVYKYIPERHSIVRVLDEEVGHELALVALRQMFIAIAPIVLIIAANYERTTRIYGDRGFRYVHMEVGHVAQNVYLMATSLGLGTVSVGAFYDDEVREILKIKEHPLLLMPVGRKID from the coding sequence ATGGAAATCCAACTACCAGAGATAGAAGAGATAAAGTTAGAGGATGTTTTGGTAAAGAGGAGGTCAGTTAGAGAGTATAGCTCCTCTCCATTAACTTTGAGGGAGCTATCTCATATCTTATTTGCCGCTTATGGAGTAACTGATGAGAGAGGATTTAAAACTGTCCCCTCTGCTGGAGCTACATATCCATTGGAGATTTATGTAAATGTCAGAGATGTTATTGGAGTTGAGGAGGGGGTTTATAAATATATCCCTGAGAGGCATTCAATAGTTAGGGTTTTAGATGAAGAAGTTGGACATGAATTAGCTTTAGTAGCATTGAGACAGATGTTTATTGCTATAGCTCCAATAGTTTTAATTATAGCTGCCAATTATGAAAGAACAACAAGGATTTATGGGGATAGGGGCTTTAGATATGTTCATATGGAAGTGGGGCATGTTGCTCAAAATGTCTATTTGATGGCTACATCTTTAGGGTTGGGAACCGTATCAGTTGGGGCATTTTACGATGATGAGGTAAGAGAGATTTTGAAGATAAAGGAGCATCCTCTATTGCTGATGCCAGTTGGTAGGAAAATAGATTAA
- a CDS encoding nuclease domain-containing protein, whose protein sequence is MNYSTILNIMVFQSLYYIVLETELLKLVIDDKDLKEKLENLKIKAIKLLDEYHLWEFFYEPPLNLANIQEKLVTQQNPYYNFIFSIYKEIVKIVFSKTVLENIEEGLEYPLINFAYIYEAWAIWRIVHSLRANGFEIIENGILLGKNNKFKRKTKMIFILEKDSKRVYVIWEMKFKPSTDSTYLGDLIRAFNISNVENIEIKPDIVILVENLENKDIEKVVVGDVKFRVDENAKLPRLENIYKVLGYVLDLRRFEVFKNAKFEGLLIYPSTVETIKIPIIDPKSENAVVYITLVPLTSKQYDIDVNTLIN, encoded by the coding sequence ATGAATTACAGCACTATTCTAAATATTATGGTATTTCAGTCTCTCTATTATATAGTGTTAGAGACTGAACTGTTAAAACTAGTAATTGATGACAAAGATCTCAAAGAAAAATTAGAAAACCTAAAAATAAAAGCTATTAAACTTCTAGATGAATATCATCTTTGGGAATTTTTTTATGAACCACCATTAAACTTAGCTAATATTCAGGAAAAACTTGTAACTCAGCAAAATCCTTACTACAATTTCATCTTTAGTATATATAAAGAAATTGTCAAAATAGTCTTTTCGAAGACAGTGTTGGAAAATATTGAGGAAGGTTTGGAGTATCCTCTTATAAATTTTGCATATATTTATGAGGCATGGGCTATTTGGAGGATTGTACATTCTTTAAGAGCAAATGGATTTGAAATCATTGAAAATGGGATATTACTTGGTAAAAATAATAAGTTTAAAAGAAAAACTAAGATGATATTTATTTTAGAAAAAGATAGTAAGCGAGTTTATGTAATTTGGGAGATGAAGTTTAAGCCTTCAACTGACTCTACATACCTAGGTGATTTAATTAGGGCATTTAATATCAGTAACGTTGAAAATATAGAAATAAAGCCGGATATTGTCATCTTAGTAGAAAATTTAGAAAATAAAGACATTGAAAAGGTAGTTGTTGGCGATGTTAAATTTCGAGTTGATGAAAATGCTAAACTGCCCAGATTAGAAAATATTTACAAGGTTCTTGGATATGTATTAGATCTTAGAAGATTTGAAGTCTTTAAAAATGCCAAGTTTGAGGGTTTACTAATTTATCCAAGCACAGTAGAAACAATAAAAATCCCTATAATAGATCCAAAAAGTGAAAATGCTGTGGTGTACATAACATTAGTTCCACTTACAAGTAAACAGTATGATATTGATGTTAATACACTAATTAATTAA
- the larC gene encoding nickel pincer cofactor biosynthesis protein LarC, with protein MFLLDPFSGISGDMFLSAMIDFVDKQELITTIKKVIDVDIEVKKVKKCHILANKVNIIPKDIDYNADTYKDIKNIIKNSDIQRDIKTTALDILKILANAESRVHDISIEDVHFHEVGNYDTIADIVGAAYIINKLKLKDNCLYRPINVGSGFVETEHGLLPVPAPATAEILKGLKIFFSDIKEELTTPTGAAIIKYINPKLVEGSFIIKNISYGAGDKDLELPNVLRVFRIEYIKMEKIVLLETNVDDIPAEILGYLYEVLEGKVRDLHFIPTYMKKNRPAYTVRAIVDRDKANEVAKIIMRETGSLGVRIFDIERITADRDFKTIKLFDEYVKIKIGKIDDEIISEKPEFEDLKKIAKKYGIPLKDLYKITFSKQIR; from the coding sequence ATGTTTCTCTTAGACCCATTTTCAGGAATTAGTGGAGATATGTTTTTATCAGCAATGATTGATTTTGTTGATAAACAAGAGCTTATAACTACTATTAAAAAGGTTATTGACGTTGATATTGAGGTAAAAAAAGTCAAAAAATGCCATATATTAGCAAATAAGGTTAATATAATCCCAAAAGATATTGATTATAACGCAGATACATATAAAGACATTAAAAATATCATTAAAAACTCAGATATTCAGAGAGATATTAAGACAACTGCCTTAGATATTTTAAAGATATTGGCTAATGCAGAAAGTAGAGTGCATGATATATCCATAGAGGATGTCCATTTTCATGAAGTTGGGAACTATGATACAATTGCCGATATAGTTGGGGCAGCATATATAATAAATAAGTTAAAGCTAAAAGATAACTGCCTATATAGGCCAATAAATGTTGGTAGTGGTTTTGTAGAGACAGAGCATGGATTACTACCAGTTCCAGCTCCAGCAACGGCTGAGATATTGAAAGGGCTTAAGATATTTTTTTCTGATATAAAAGAGGAATTAACAACACCCACGGGAGCGGCAATTATAAAATACATAAACCCAAAATTAGTTGAGGGAAGTTTTATTATAAAAAATATCTCCTATGGAGCTGGAGATAAAGATTTAGAACTACCAAATGTTTTAAGAGTTTTTAGAATTGAGTATATAAAGATGGAAAAGATAGTTTTATTGGAAACAAATGTTGATGATATTCCAGCAGAGATTTTAGGCTATCTATATGAAGTTTTAGAGGGAAAAGTTAGAGATTTACACTTTATCCCAACATATATGAAAAAGAATCGACCAGCTTATACAGTTAGGGCTATTGTTGATAGGGATAAAGCTAATGAGGTAGCCAAGATTATAATGAGGGAGACTGGCAGTTTAGGAGTTAGAATATTTGATATAGAGAGGATAACTGCAGATAGAGACTTTAAAACTATAAAATTGTTTGATGAATATGTTAAAATAAAAATTGGAAAAATTGATGATGAAATAATCTCAGAAAAACCAGAATTTGAAGATTTGAAGAAGATAGCCAAGAAATATGGCATTCCTCTAAAAGATTTGTATAAGATTACTTTTTCAAAGCAGATAAGATAA